A section of the Rhodopirellula halodulae genome encodes:
- a CDS encoding linear amide C-N hydrolase → MTNRAALPTQRGSSLRWKCRPLNSGVRWCLFFCGLCLGVITPSDGSRVDACTVMRLRINGQLVIARNHDWPFGEAHVVTNLRGIEKTSLATVKPATWVSKYGSVSFCQFGREIPFAGMNEKGLTVDLLRLPEAAFPDPNELLNDPDLHAVNAIQWVQYQLDTAATVAEVVTSLSSIVPTPMLPMVERVHYFVTDPSGDVAIVEFIDGEAVIRHGDDYRDSEGEPKTAACVLANSSWKDSQATHIDDGSLLRYRRGMKLVEMADSAKKEVDPKEFAKRCLMNVAQGPMTQWNLIYFPAERQIHFRTQSATSVRWIDLDDLQFGNDSTPVGIDIDNNLEGDVREHLRPVSSEDNQRIVNHAFDHFVTPSLPQMMIKQLLLDYPSKFYPQPVAP, encoded by the coding sequence ATGACGAACCGAGCCGCTCTGCCAACGCAACGAGGATCATCGCTTCGCTGGAAATGTCGACCGCTGAATTCAGGCGTGCGGTGGTGCTTGTTTTTTTGCGGTCTGTGCCTGGGCGTGATTACACCTTCGGACGGTTCTCGGGTCGATGCGTGCACCGTGATGCGGTTGCGAATCAACGGGCAACTGGTCATTGCTCGCAATCACGATTGGCCGTTCGGCGAAGCACACGTGGTGACCAATCTGCGAGGGATCGAGAAAACTTCGCTGGCAACCGTGAAACCCGCGACATGGGTCTCCAAGTACGGCAGCGTTTCGTTTTGCCAATTCGGTCGCGAAATCCCGTTTGCTGGAATGAACGAAAAAGGGCTGACGGTGGATCTGCTGCGCCTTCCAGAGGCTGCTTTCCCCGACCCGAATGAGCTGTTGAACGATCCTGATTTGCACGCGGTCAACGCGATCCAGTGGGTGCAGTATCAATTGGACACGGCGGCGACGGTTGCGGAGGTGGTAACCAGTCTCTCGTCGATCGTTCCCACACCGATGCTGCCAATGGTCGAAAGGGTGCACTATTTCGTGACCGACCCCAGTGGTGATGTTGCCATCGTTGAGTTCATTGACGGCGAAGCGGTAATTCGTCACGGAGACGATTACCGAGACTCCGAGGGCGAGCCCAAAACGGCCGCTTGCGTGCTGGCCAATTCGTCATGGAAAGATTCCCAAGCGACTCACATCGACGATGGCAGTTTGCTGCGTTATCGCCGCGGGATGAAGCTGGTCGAGATGGCGGACTCGGCGAAGAAAGAAGTGGATCCGAAGGAGTTCGCCAAACGCTGTTTGATGAACGTGGCGCAAGGCCCGATGACGCAGTGGAATCTGATCTACTTCCCTGCGGAGCGGCAAATTCATTTTCGCACCCAGTCCGCCACTTCGGTGCGATGGATCGATTTGGACGACCTGCAGTTCGGTAATGATAGCACTCCGGTTGGGATCGATATCGACAACAACTTGGAGGGTGACGTGCGAGAACACCTGCGGCCCGTGTCGTCGGAAGATAACCAGCGGATTGTGAACCATGCGTTTGATCACTTTGTGACCCCCAGTCTGCCACAAATGATGATCAAGCAATTGTTGCTGGATTACCCCTCGAAGTTCTATCCACAGCCGGTCGCACCCTGA